One window of Burkholderia cepacia GG4 genomic DNA carries:
- the peaA gene encoding quinohemoprotein amine dehydrogenase subunit alpha, with protein MFKTFIRRSRPPRAAAAVAAAGALALASGAVQAQAQAPRDAHAILSQTCAACHAAESKDSWSRISHQRKTPEGWLMTIARMQTMHGLTISDDERRILVKYLSDTQGLAPSETKDFRYAPERRLNTQETIGNEEFKQMCARCHSAARPLLQRRPVAEWDKLVNFHLGQWPSIEYSAMGRDRDWLKVALTDMAPLLAKDYPYDSKAWTAWKQHHPPATALAGTWSFGGHMPGKGDAYGTMTVKGGSGDRFDVELKGRFADGSPLSGTGTATLYTGYEWRASVKVGDTTMRQVLMASNGALRGRMFDDAHDERGLDFSAAKLGNAQIVAVQPAYVRAGGEADVTIVGANLQGTPAFGAGVTVASVLERTPEYVRVRVKAADGSAAGPRSVSVGAAHADGFAVYREIHDVKVEPDFSVARIGGNGGSTPKVEGRFDAVAWGVDGAGKPFRIGVVPAQWSVAPFDDQSKGDRDTQFAGTMQASTGIFTPGNAGPNPARRMGTNNTGNLNVVATVTDGSRTVTGTGHMIVAVQRWNNPPLP; from the coding sequence TTGTTCAAGACTTTCATTCGACGCAGCAGGCCGCCCCGCGCGGCCGCGGCCGTCGCCGCCGCCGGTGCGCTCGCGCTGGCCTCGGGCGCCGTGCAGGCCCAGGCCCAGGCGCCGCGCGACGCTCACGCGATCCTGAGCCAGACATGCGCGGCCTGTCACGCGGCCGAGTCGAAGGATTCGTGGAGCCGCATCAGCCATCAGCGCAAGACGCCGGAAGGCTGGCTGATGACGATCGCGCGGATGCAGACGATGCACGGCCTCACGATCAGCGACGACGAACGGCGCATTCTCGTGAAGTACCTGTCGGATACGCAGGGCCTCGCGCCGTCGGAGACGAAGGATTTCCGCTACGCGCCGGAGCGTCGCCTGAACACGCAGGAGACGATCGGCAACGAGGAATTCAAGCAGATGTGCGCGCGCTGCCACTCGGCCGCGCGTCCGCTGCTGCAGCGCCGTCCGGTCGCCGAATGGGACAAGCTCGTGAACTTCCACCTCGGGCAGTGGCCGTCGATCGAGTATTCGGCGATGGGCCGCGACCGCGACTGGCTGAAGGTCGCGCTCACCGACATGGCGCCGCTGCTTGCCAAGGACTACCCGTACGACAGCAAGGCGTGGACCGCATGGAAGCAGCACCATCCGCCCGCGACCGCGCTTGCGGGCACCTGGAGCTTCGGCGGCCATATGCCGGGCAAGGGCGACGCGTACGGCACGATGACCGTGAAGGGCGGCTCGGGCGACCGCTTCGACGTCGAGCTGAAGGGGCGGTTCGCGGACGGCAGCCCGCTCTCGGGCACCGGCACGGCGACGCTCTACACGGGCTACGAATGGCGCGCGAGCGTGAAGGTCGGTGACACGACGATGCGCCAGGTGCTGATGGCCAGCAACGGTGCGCTGCGTGGCCGGATGTTCGACGACGCGCATGACGAGCGCGGCCTCGACTTCAGCGCGGCGAAGCTCGGCAACGCCCAGATCGTTGCAGTGCAGCCGGCTTATGTGAGGGCGGGCGGGGAGGCCGACGTGACGATCGTCGGCGCGAACCTGCAGGGCACGCCCGCGTTCGGCGCCGGCGTGACGGTCGCATCGGTGCTCGAGCGTACGCCGGAGTATGTGCGGGTGCGCGTGAAAGCCGCCGACGGCAGCGCGGCCGGCCCGCGCAGCGTGAGTGTCGGCGCCGCGCATGCGGACGGGTTTGCCGTCTATCGCGAGATCCACGACGTGAAGGTAGAACCCGACTTCTCGGTCGCGCGCATCGGCGGCAACGGCGGTTCGACGCCGAAGGTGGAAGGGCGTTTCGACGCGGTCGCATGGGGCGTCGACGGTGCAGGCAAGCCGTTCCGCATCGGCGTCGTGCCGGCGCAATGGTCGGTCGCGCCGTTCGACGATCAGTCGAAGGGCGACCGCGACACGCAGTTCGCCGGCACGATGCAGGCATCGACGGGCATCTTCACGCCCGGCAACGCGGGCCCGAACCCCGCGCGCCGGATGGGCACCAACAACACGGGCAACCTGAACGTCGTCGCGACGGTGACGGACGGCTCGCGCACGGTGACGGGCACCGGGCACATGATCGTCGCGGTGCAGCGCTGGAACAACCCGCCGCTGCCCTGA
- the peaB gene encoding quinohemoprotein amine dehydrogenase maturation protein, with amino-acid sequence MSALLNVVERNVHEVRVDDERLMFHVPSSSLFAADRVTADIIDALRASSCTADELFARLAGRSPHGELAETLGELMALEVVSDGSPLTPEIAVKRVERTAIDTVVLNVNTGCNLSCTYCYKEDLDTPSAGRRMDIETAKASVEMLLKESPDLPRYTVVFFGGEPLSNRKLIECMVEYCELRFGALGKQVEFVMTTNATLLTEEIVDWLDAHRFGLSVSIDGPRSIHDLNRRTVGGAGTYDVVRRKVEMLLKRYRSRPVGARVTLTSGVTDIEGIWDHLFNELGFAEVGFAPVTSGQLDTFNLQPDELVQVFANMKALGRRYLAAALENRNIGFSNLHQLITDLHEGHKKSLPCGAGLKMLAVDHKGDLNLCHRFTGSALPTFGNVHEGVAQAQLNDFLSQRLERSGTGCETCRIRNLCSGGCYHESYARYGDPAHPTYHYCELMRDWIDFGIEVYSRIIAGNPAFIGNHITPRKAN; translated from the coding sequence ATGAGCGCCCTGTTGAACGTGGTCGAACGCAACGTGCATGAAGTGCGCGTCGACGACGAGCGCCTGATGTTCCATGTGCCGAGCAGCTCGCTGTTCGCGGCCGATCGCGTGACGGCCGACATCATCGACGCGCTGCGCGCGAGCAGCTGCACGGCCGACGAGCTGTTCGCGCGGCTGGCCGGTCGCTCGCCGCACGGCGAACTCGCCGAAACGCTCGGCGAGCTGATGGCCCTCGAGGTCGTCAGCGACGGCTCGCCGCTCACGCCCGAGATCGCGGTGAAGCGCGTCGAGCGCACCGCGATCGACACGGTCGTGCTGAACGTGAACACCGGCTGCAACCTGAGTTGCACGTATTGCTACAAGGAAGACCTCGACACGCCGTCCGCGGGGCGGCGGATGGACATCGAGACCGCCAAGGCGTCGGTCGAGATGCTGCTGAAGGAATCGCCCGACCTGCCGCGCTACACGGTCGTGTTCTTCGGCGGCGAACCGCTCAGCAACCGCAAGCTGATCGAGTGCATGGTCGAGTATTGCGAGCTGCGCTTCGGCGCGCTCGGCAAGCAGGTCGAGTTCGTGATGACGACCAACGCGACGCTCTTGACCGAGGAGATCGTCGACTGGCTCGACGCGCACCGCTTCGGGCTGTCGGTCAGCATCGACGGGCCGCGCTCGATCCACGACCTGAACCGCCGCACGGTCGGCGGCGCGGGCACCTACGACGTCGTGCGCCGCAAGGTCGAGATGCTGCTCAAGCGCTACCGCAGCCGCCCGGTCGGCGCACGCGTGACGCTCACGAGCGGTGTGACCGACATCGAAGGGATCTGGGACCACCTGTTCAACGAACTCGGTTTCGCCGAAGTCGGCTTCGCGCCGGTCACGTCGGGGCAGCTCGACACGTTCAACCTGCAGCCCGACGAACTCGTGCAGGTGTTCGCGAACATGAAGGCGCTTGGCCGGCGTTATCTTGCCGCCGCGCTCGAGAACCGCAACATCGGCTTCTCGAACCTGCACCAGCTGATCACCGACCTGCACGAAGGGCACAAGAAGTCGCTGCCGTGCGGCGCGGGGCTCAAGATGCTCGCGGTCGACCACAAGGGCGACCTGAACCTGTGCCACCGCTTCACCGGCTCGGCGCTGCCGACCTTCGGCAACGTGCATGAAGGCGTGGCGCAGGCGCAGCTCAACGACTTCCTGTCGCAACGCCTCGAGCGCAGCGGCACCGGCTGCGAAACCTGCCGCATCCGCAACCTGTGCTCGGGCGGCTGCTATCACGAGAGCTACGCGCGCTACGGCGACCCCGCGCATCCGACCTACCACTACTGCGAGCTGATGCGCGACTGGATCGATTTCGGCATCGAGGTCTACAGCCGGATCATCGCCGGCAACCCGGCGTTCATCGGCAACCACATCACTCCGCGCAAGGCGAACTGA
- a CDS encoding aldehyde dehydrogenase family protein yields the protein MQATLSLLPQTQSFIARTPSMLIGDAWRSAESGATLAVHNPATGDELCRVPASGAADVDHAVRAARQAFDDSAWSRMRPRERQNLLWRLADLLERDAQQLAELECVNNGKSAQIARVMDVQLSIDFLRYMAGWATKIEGATVDVSMPLMPDSQFHGFIRREAVGVVGAIVAWNFPLLLACWKLGPALATGCTMVLKPADETPLTALRLAELVQEAGYPTGVFNVVTGTGAEAGAALAHHPDVDKLTFTGSTEVGKLIGKAAMESMTRVTLELGGKSPTIVFDDADPAVAASGAATAIFFNHGQVCCAGSRLYVQRKHFDRVVGDIAGIASNMKLGNALDPSVDMGPLISAKQQKRVAGYIERGRELGAQLACGGEAYGPGYFVKPTVLVDVDQKGPLVQEEIFGPVLVAMPFDTIDDAIRLANDTRYGLGASIWTNNLSAAHRMIPKIRSGSVWVNCHSALDPALPFGGYRMSGFGREMGAAAIEHYTELKSVLMNV from the coding sequence ATGCAGGCAACGTTGTCGTTACTTCCGCAAACCCAGTCGTTCATCGCGCGCACGCCGTCGATGCTGATCGGCGATGCGTGGCGCAGCGCCGAAAGCGGCGCCACCCTGGCAGTCCACAATCCCGCGACCGGCGACGAACTGTGCCGCGTGCCGGCGTCCGGCGCGGCCGACGTCGACCACGCGGTACGCGCGGCCCGGCAGGCGTTCGACGATTCCGCGTGGAGCCGCATGCGGCCGCGCGAACGGCAGAACCTGCTGTGGCGTCTTGCGGATCTGCTCGAACGCGACGCGCAGCAGCTCGCCGAGCTCGAATGCGTGAACAACGGCAAGAGCGCACAGATCGCGCGCGTGATGGACGTGCAGCTGTCGATCGACTTCCTGCGCTACATGGCCGGCTGGGCGACCAAGATCGAAGGCGCGACCGTCGACGTGTCGATGCCGCTGATGCCCGACAGCCAGTTCCACGGCTTCATCCGGCGCGAGGCCGTCGGCGTGGTCGGCGCGATCGTCGCGTGGAACTTCCCGCTGCTGCTCGCGTGCTGGAAGCTCGGCCCCGCGCTTGCGACGGGCTGCACGATGGTGCTGAAGCCCGCCGACGAAACGCCGCTCACCGCGCTGCGGCTCGCGGAACTCGTGCAGGAAGCCGGCTATCCGACCGGCGTGTTCAACGTCGTCACCGGCACCGGCGCGGAAGCGGGCGCCGCGCTCGCACACCACCCGGACGTCGACAAGCTGACCTTCACGGGCTCGACCGAAGTCGGCAAGCTGATCGGCAAGGCCGCGATGGAATCGATGACGCGCGTGACGCTCGAACTCGGCGGCAAGTCGCCGACGATCGTGTTCGACGATGCGGACCCCGCCGTTGCGGCGTCCGGCGCGGCCACCGCGATCTTCTTCAATCACGGCCAGGTGTGCTGCGCCGGCTCGCGCCTGTACGTGCAGCGCAAGCACTTCGATCGCGTGGTGGGCGACATCGCCGGCATCGCGAGCAACATGAAGCTCGGCAACGCGCTCGACCCGTCGGTCGACATGGGGCCGCTGATCTCGGCGAAGCAGCAAAAGCGCGTGGCCGGCTACATCGAGCGCGGCCGCGAACTGGGCGCGCAGCTCGCGTGCGGCGGCGAAGCGTACGGCCCCGGCTACTTCGTGAAGCCGACCGTGCTCGTCGACGTCGACCAGAAGGGCCCGCTCGTGCAGGAGGAGATCTTCGGGCCGGTGCTGGTCGCGATGCCGTTCGACACGATCGACGACGCGATCCGCCTCGCGAACGATACGCGCTACGGGCTCGGCGCGAGCATCTGGACCAACAACCTGTCGGCCGCGCACCGGATGATCCCGAAGATCCGCTCGGGTTCGGTCTGGGTCAATTGCCACAGCGCGCTCGATCCCGCGCTGCCGTTCGGCGGCTACCGGATGTCGGGCTTCGGCCGCGAGATGGGCGCGGCCGCGATCGAGCACTACACGGAACTGAAATCGGTGCTGATGAACGTGTGA
- the qhpC gene encoding quinohemoprotein amine dehydrogenase subunit gamma: MKHLKPLNNKAKKLEEAVQQDRLEEVVAMTSVAGCTSTTDPGWETDVFGGVASLCQPMEADLYGCSDPCWWPAQVPDMMSTYPDWNKHATDSGADWRQLGSVFPKDK, from the coding sequence ATGAAACATCTGAAGCCGCTCAACAACAAGGCGAAAAAGCTCGAGGAGGCCGTGCAGCAGGATCGCCTCGAGGAAGTCGTCGCGATGACGTCGGTCGCGGGCTGCACGTCGACGACCGATCCCGGCTGGGAGACGGACGTGTTCGGCGGGGTCGCGTCGCTGTGCCAGCCGATGGAGGCCGACCTGTACGGCTGCTCCGACCCGTGCTGGTGGCCCGCGCAGGTGCCCGACATGATGAGCACCTATCCGGACTGGAACAAGCACGCGACCGATTCCGGCGCGGACTGGCGCCAGCTCGGCAGCGTGTTCCCCAAAGACAAGTGA
- a CDS encoding sigma-54-dependent Fis family transcriptional regulator, with the protein MQDYFPSGQRLPDRLQATRLIRERLSSDGVLPQGCLRIEIDQSWRRSLDHGVRWDDDARLNLHEFCNLDELRDANRLLLDAAAPELEFLAERCGRDGMILLADARATILSVDGDATQLAALGIGDIRAGASWCESLRGTNALGTALVEGCAVAIDSGEHFLGRLSRFSCRSLPLCDPHGKPIGVLDLTREGELPLTLDGMSMLMSAAATHIETRLFDAYFPEHVVLVFHPRRTYLGSSWSGVLAVAEDGRIVAANAHACELLGAARDALVGRRCESASHGRTPSFVAFAEQGGMLRVEGVDAAFHCKALRPPRATVVPALRDRVPAPAGDAGTQALAALAGRQPRLLRALTMARQGLNNGLPVLVQGETGTGKEVVARALHEASARAGKPFVAVNCASIPEGLIESELFGYRDGAFTGARKGGMTGRLMQAHGGTLFLDEIGDMPLHLQARLLRVLQERKVAPLGAGDEQAIDIAVICATHRDLQTMVRDKSFREDLYYRIHGVNVLLPALRERDDVDLIVTALLARLGAPHVSVNAELADVFRQHRWPGNIRQLEMVLRTALAVRADHDDVLGLDHLCDGFIDGVCPAPDASFGLIRRHEDDLIRESLARHDGNVAAAAQTLGISRATLYRRLKRLQS; encoded by the coding sequence GTGCAAGACTACTTCCCTTCCGGCCAACGGCTTCCGGACCGACTGCAAGCAACCCGCCTGATTCGCGAACGGCTCAGTTCCGACGGCGTGCTGCCGCAAGGCTGCCTGCGCATCGAAATCGACCAGTCGTGGCGGCGCAGCCTCGATCACGGCGTGCGCTGGGACGACGACGCGCGGCTGAACCTGCATGAATTCTGCAATCTCGACGAGCTGCGCGACGCGAACCGCCTGCTGCTCGATGCGGCCGCGCCCGAACTCGAATTCCTCGCGGAGCGCTGTGGACGCGACGGGATGATCCTGCTGGCCGATGCGCGCGCAACGATCCTGTCGGTGGACGGCGACGCGACCCAGCTTGCCGCGCTCGGCATCGGCGACATCCGCGCCGGCGCGAGCTGGTGCGAATCGCTGCGCGGCACGAACGCGCTCGGCACCGCGCTCGTCGAAGGCTGTGCGGTCGCGATCGACAGCGGCGAACATTTCCTCGGCCGCTTGAGCCGCTTCTCATGCCGCTCGCTGCCGCTGTGCGATCCGCACGGCAAGCCGATCGGCGTGCTCGACCTCACGCGCGAAGGCGAACTGCCGCTCACGCTCGACGGCATGTCGATGCTGATGAGCGCGGCGGCCACGCACATCGAGACGCGTCTGTTCGACGCGTATTTCCCCGAGCATGTCGTGCTCGTGTTTCATCCGCGCCGCACGTATCTCGGTTCGAGCTGGAGCGGCGTGCTCGCGGTTGCCGAAGACGGCCGCATCGTCGCCGCAAATGCACATGCGTGCGAGCTGCTCGGCGCGGCACGCGACGCACTCGTCGGCCGCCGCTGCGAAAGCGCATCACACGGGCGCACGCCGTCGTTCGTCGCGTTCGCCGAGCAAGGCGGGATGCTGCGCGTCGAAGGCGTCGACGCGGCGTTCCATTGCAAAGCGCTGCGCCCGCCGCGCGCGACGGTCGTGCCGGCCTTGCGCGACCGCGTGCCGGCACCGGCCGGCGATGCCGGCACCCAGGCGCTGGCCGCCCTCGCCGGCCGCCAGCCGCGCCTGCTGCGCGCGCTGACGATGGCGCGGCAAGGGCTCAACAACGGGCTGCCCGTGCTCGTGCAGGGCGAGACGGGGACCGGCAAGGAAGTCGTCGCACGCGCGCTGCACGAGGCGAGCGCACGCGCCGGCAAGCCGTTCGTCGCGGTGAACTGCGCGTCGATTCCGGAAGGGCTGATCGAGTCGGAGCTGTTCGGCTATCGCGACGGCGCCTTCACGGGCGCACGCAAGGGCGGGATGACCGGCCGGCTGATGCAGGCGCACGGCGGCACGCTGTTTCTCGACGAGATCGGCGACATGCCGCTGCACCTGCAGGCGCGCTTGCTGCGCGTTCTGCAGGAACGCAAGGTCGCGCCCCTCGGCGCGGGCGACGAGCAGGCCATCGACATCGCGGTGATCTGTGCGACGCACCGCGACCTGCAGACGATGGTGCGCGACAAGTCCTTCCGCGAAGACCTCTACTACCGGATTCACGGCGTGAACGTGCTGCTGCCCGCGCTGCGCGAACGCGACGACGTCGACCTGATCGTCACCGCGCTGCTCGCGCGGCTCGGCGCGCCGCACGTGAGCGTGAACGCCGAACTCGCCGACGTGTTTCGCCAGCATCGCTGGCCGGGCAACATCCGCCAGCTCGAGATGGTGCTGCGCACCGCGCTCGCGGTGCGCGCCGACCACGACGACGTGCTGGGCCTCGACCATCTGTGCGACGGCTTCATCGACGGCGTGTGCCCGGCACCGGACGCGTCGTTCGGATTGATCCGCCGTCACGAGGACGACCTGATCCGCGAATCGCTCGCGCGCCACGACGGCAACGTCGCGGCCGCCGCGCAGACGCTCGGCATCAGCCGCGCAACGCTGTACCGCCGGCTCAAGCGGCTGCAGTCATGA
- a CDS encoding high-potential iron-sulfur protein codes for MPRLPASRRTFMIAAAGLLSAAALPRAACAAPALLDEADPAAKALGYRTDASRVDRAAFARYAPGQDCGRCSLYQGKAADPNAPCPLFAGKRVANGGWCNAYNLRA; via the coding sequence ATGCCCCGCCTCCCCGCTTCCCGCCGCACCTTCATGATCGCCGCCGCCGGCCTGCTGTCGGCCGCCGCGCTGCCGCGCGCCGCGTGCGCCGCGCCGGCGCTGCTCGACGAAGCCGACCCGGCCGCGAAAGCGCTCGGCTATCGCACCGACGCCTCGCGCGTCGACCGCGCCGCGTTCGCGCGCTATGCGCCGGGCCAGGACTGCGGCCGCTGCAGCCTGTACCAGGGCAAGGCTGCCGACCCGAACGCACCGTGCCCGCTGTTCGCCGGAAAACGGGTCGCGAACGGCGGCTGGTGCAACGCGTACAACCTGCGCGCCTGA
- the peaD gene encoding quinohemoprotein amine dehydrogenase subunit beta has protein sequence MRFTTPLSRALLAAALASAASLSAAADGPLQAGHEYLAVTNYPNNLTVIDTGTDSVVKTCTLPDAFGPGTIQISPDRSRAYVLNNHYGDLYGVDLDSCKTVFHAELAEAGNERARAMFSIGLSPDGKEIYSVVNPTRLNRDSYEVQSPRLQVYRTDGGLDAKPVRTFAAPRQTTMLQAADDGSLFIVGADIYRMNAQTGKYDVAVPLRNWKQPLHGQPDVLYVWPQQRPQHTLNLLYTADRFKDEKKDPASAQTMYGYVDIDLKTGNATVRDFAPVTEVYFTGGLSPKDPNAMYGVLNRLAKYDVKNEKLVEAAPLDHSYYCLSFNRAGSKLYLAGTFNTVAVYDADSLKKLKDIRVPGGDMAITTAQMFTR, from the coding sequence ATGCGATTCACGACTCCCCTGAGCCGCGCGCTCCTCGCGGCCGCGCTCGCCTCGGCCGCGTCGCTGTCGGCCGCGGCCGACGGTCCGCTGCAGGCCGGCCACGAGTACCTCGCCGTCACGAACTACCCGAACAACCTGACCGTGATCGACACGGGCACCGACAGCGTCGTCAAGACCTGCACGCTGCCCGACGCATTCGGCCCCGGCACGATCCAGATCAGCCCGGACCGCAGCCGCGCGTACGTGTTGAACAACCACTACGGCGACCTGTACGGCGTCGATCTCGATTCGTGCAAGACCGTGTTCCATGCGGAGCTCGCCGAAGCGGGCAACGAGCGGGCGCGCGCGATGTTCTCGATCGGCCTGAGCCCGGACGGCAAGGAGATCTACAGCGTCGTCAACCCGACCAGGCTGAACCGCGACAGCTACGAAGTGCAGTCGCCGCGCCTGCAGGTGTATCGCACCGACGGCGGGCTCGACGCGAAGCCGGTGCGCACGTTCGCGGCGCCGCGCCAGACGACGATGCTGCAGGCCGCCGACGACGGGTCGCTGTTCATCGTCGGCGCGGACATCTACCGGATGAACGCGCAGACGGGCAAGTACGACGTCGCCGTGCCGCTGCGCAACTGGAAGCAGCCGCTGCACGGCCAGCCGGATGTGCTGTACGTGTGGCCGCAGCAGCGTCCGCAGCACACGCTCAACCTGCTCTATACGGCCGACCGCTTCAAGGACGAGAAGAAGGACCCGGCATCCGCGCAGACGATGTACGGCTACGTCGACATCGACCTGAAGACGGGCAACGCGACGGTCAGGGATTTCGCACCGGTCACCGAGGTGTACTTCACGGGCGGGCTGTCGCCGAAGGATCCGAACGCGATGTACGGCGTGCTGAACCGTCTCGCGAAGTACGACGTGAAGAACGAGAAGCTGGTCGAGGCCGCGCCGCTCGATCACTCGTACTACTGCCTGTCGTTCAACCGCGCGGGCAGCAAGCTCTATCTTGCGGGCACCTTCAACACCGTCGCCGTGTACGACGCCGACTCGCTGAAGAAGCTGAAGGACATCCGCGTGCCGGGCGGCGACATGGCGATCACGACCGCGCAGATGTTTACACGATGA
- a CDS encoding AMP-binding protein: MTTAIATGMPRDGLSIVQGRTDVPLSDATVAALLRDTASRFPARPAVVFREQGIRWDWRTFAHEIDVLAAGLVALGIEPGDRVGIWSPNRVEWLLAQFATARIGAILVNINPAYRLAELEYALNKVGCRALIAAEQFKSSKYLEMLQALAPELAHCAPGELHAARLPSLRTVVSMGEVVPAGMFRFADVMARGRDTLDVARLDAIGATLAATDPINIQFTSGTTGSPKGATLTHRNVVNNARFIAMAMCFTEQDSLCIPVPLYHCFGMVLAVLACVSTGAAMVFPGEAFDPVATLAAVADERCTALHGVPTMFIAELDHPEFATFDLSTLRTGIMAGSPCPIETMKRVVSQMHLSEITIAYGMTETSPVSFQSSTDDPLEKRTTTVGRVQPHLEVKIVDPNGDVVPVGATGELCTKGYSVMPGYWDDDAKTQETIVDGWMHTGDLATLDADGYCNIVGRLKDMVIRGGENIYPREIEEFLFRHPKIQSVQVFGVPDAKYGEELCAWIVLRTDEQMSEDDVRAFCHGQIAHYKIPKYVCFVDELPMTVTGKVQKFVMRQQMIDAWGLKAADTA; encoded by the coding sequence ATGACCACTGCCATCGCCACCGGCATGCCGCGCGACGGCCTGTCGATCGTGCAGGGCCGTACCGACGTGCCGCTGTCGGACGCGACCGTCGCCGCGCTGCTGCGCGACACCGCATCGCGCTTTCCGGCGCGGCCGGCCGTCGTGTTCCGCGAGCAGGGCATCCGCTGGGACTGGCGCACGTTCGCGCACGAGATCGACGTACTCGCGGCCGGGCTCGTCGCGCTCGGGATCGAGCCGGGCGACCGCGTCGGCATCTGGTCGCCGAACCGCGTCGAATGGCTGCTCGCGCAGTTCGCGACCGCGCGCATCGGCGCGATCCTCGTCAACATCAATCCGGCCTACCGGCTCGCGGAACTCGAGTACGCGCTGAACAAGGTCGGCTGCCGTGCGCTGATCGCGGCCGAGCAGTTCAAGTCGTCGAAGTACCTGGAGATGCTGCAGGCGCTCGCGCCGGAACTCGCGCACTGCGCGCCGGGCGAACTGCATGCCGCGCGGCTGCCGAGCTTGCGCACGGTCGTGTCGATGGGCGAGGTAGTGCCGGCCGGCATGTTCCGCTTCGCGGACGTGATGGCGCGCGGCCGGGACACGCTCGATGTCGCGCGGCTCGACGCGATCGGCGCGACGCTCGCGGCCACCGACCCGATCAACATCCAGTTCACGAGCGGCACGACCGGCAGCCCGAAGGGCGCGACGCTCACGCACCGCAACGTCGTCAACAACGCGCGCTTCATCGCGATGGCGATGTGCTTCACCGAGCAGGATTCGCTCTGCATTCCGGTGCCGCTGTATCACTGCTTCGGCATGGTGCTGGCGGTGCTCGCGTGCGTGTCGACGGGGGCCGCGATGGTGTTCCCCGGCGAGGCGTTCGATCCGGTTGCCACGCTCGCGGCCGTCGCCGACGAACGCTGCACCGCGTTGCATGGCGTGCCGACGATGTTCATCGCGGAGCTCGACCATCCAGAGTTTGCGACGTTCGACCTGTCGACGCTGCGCACCGGGATCATGGCCGGGTCGCCGTGTCCGATCGAGACGATGAAGCGCGTCGTGTCGCAGATGCACCTGTCGGAGATCACGATCGCGTACGGGATGACGGAGACGAGCCCGGTGTCGTTCCAGAGTTCGACCGACGATCCGCTCGAGAAGCGCACGACCACGGTCGGGCGCGTGCAACCGCATCTCGAAGTGAAGATCGTCGATCCGAATGGTGACGTCGTGCCGGTCGGCGCGACGGGCGAGCTGTGCACGAAAGGCTATTCGGTGATGCCCGGCTACTGGGACGACGACGCGAAGACGCAGGAGACGATCGTCGACGGCTGGATGCATACGGGCGACCTCGCGACGCTCGATGCCGACGGCTATTGCAACATCGTCGGCCGGCTGAAGGACATGGTGATTCGCGGCGGCGAGAACATCTACCCGCGCGAGATCGAGGAATTCCTGTTCCGCCATCCGAAGATCCAGAGCGTGCAGGTGTTCGGCGTGCCCGATGCGAAATACGGCGAGGAGCTGTGCGCGTGGATCGTGTTGCGCACGGACGAGCAGATGTCGGAGGACGACGTGCGGGCGTTCTGCCACGGCCAGATCGCGCACTACAAGATCCCGAAGTACGTGTGCTTCGTCGACGAACTGCCGATGACGGTGACGGGCAAGGTGCAGAAGTTCGTGATGCGCCAGCAGATGATCGACGCCTGGGGGCTGAAAGCCGCCGATACCGCGTAG